aaaatacaaattttgcatttgcaaCCGTTCAACGTTAGCGTAAGATGAGGTCCGTGATTTCTGAAATCTCGCAAGCCAGCTTTAACCAGCCGCCATTGCACCAAAACCAACCTGTTTAGGCTGCTACTTTCTCCTCCGTAACACCGGTGGTAGCCGATGCGACAGACTGTCCATCATCGCTGTTATCCTGGCACGATAGCGACGGGAACTTCTGGTACAGGGCAGCACGGTACTTCGGATGGCTGATGCCGTACACGATCGGGTTGTAGACGGCGTTGGCCTTGGCGAACAGCGAGCCCCAGATGGTGGCCAGCGGGCTGATCGGAGCGGCCTTGAAGATTCCGGTGTAGTTGATGACCAGGTACGGCGTCCAGGCCATGAACCACAGCGAGATGGTGACCAGGGCGACCTTGGCCAGCTTCATCTCGGTGCTGGTGTTCTGGGCTTCCTGCGAACGCAGCGAGGCGACGTTCATCTTCTTGGCCTGCTCGCGCATGTTCTTCTCGTGAGCGGACACAGCCTGCCGGTAAATTAGATGCGAGGGTTAATCATCGCCTTGATTTGTATCATTGCGTGTTTGGTGGGAACATTCTTACCTGGATAATGAAGATGTACGAGTAGATGATGCTGAACAGAGGCAGGTAGTACACGAAGCCAGAGTAGATCAGAATGTATGATCGGCTGGTGAAATCCTGCGACAGATAGTCAGTTCCGCAAGCGGTCATGTTACCCTCCGGGACATATCGGTTCCATCCGAACAGAGGAGCCAAAGTCCAGAGCAGAGCAAACGCCCAGATGGCAAGAATGCGCAGCAGAGCACCGTTGTTGGTCATCGGTTTCGCCGACAGACCCTTCACGATGACGTTGTAACGGTCAAAGGCAATCATAGTCATGGTCCAGATCGAGGCACAGCCGAACAGCGATCCAAACATGGCGTAGAGTTCGCAAGCGAATGGGCCAAAGACCCAGGTCTCGTACCAGCAGTTGATCACCATCGGAGGAGCCATTGTAAACATCATCAGGAAATCGGAGAAGGCCAAGTTGACCACCAGCAAGTTGGAGGGGGTTCGGAGGCCCTTGGTATTGGTGAAGATGTAGATGACGCATCCGTTGCCGATGATGGAAATCACACCAAGGATAAAGATGGCAAAGCCCAGGATCGAGTGCCACAGCGGGTTCATCGGCGGGAACTGGTACCAGTGAGCATCCACCATGTGGAGCATCTCCGGTGGCACCTTATCGACGACGGTAACATTGCTGACCACCGACTGGGTCCAGGCACTGAAGTGCGGCTCTGCGAAGGCTGCCATCTCAATTCCTTTTGCGTTAGTAATCTCACAACACGAAGACGAATGTCACATCCACAAACTCTTAAAGAGTCGCTTGTTTGCTAGTGTGGCTTGGCCACGTACACTGCTCACTGTTTTGGATAAGCTGAAGAAAATCGCTTTTCAGGGCGAACTACTCCAGGCTTACGGTAGCTACTTGAGAACTCTACTCAACTGATCACCGGTGTTGTACCAAGGAACAACTCGTCCTTCTGCCAGGTGCGACAAGCTTTTATAGCACGAAAAATTGGGCCAACCACGTTGCACTAATTCGATTAGTTATTTCGTGCACGGTTTTTGGCCGGTACCGCGAACCGGTAGGGCGTACGTATTCATAATTTTGAATACGCTAATCCTTAACGTAATAATTTGTCCACATTTTGGTGCTTCTTTTCTGGCCAGCTTTAGGACACGCGTATCGTTCTGTTGCGGGCAGTAAATGTGGCCAACGGATTATGCGTCgcgggaaatttaattctgcCGCTGATGTTCAATGTAGCAAGTTGAATTTTATGCACGAGCTCCAAATTGTGAATGATGATAAGGGAGATCACATATTAAATAGTGTCCGATTACACTGTGACTAGAAACCTTCGACGAAACACTTCGAGCAAATAATTAATGTGCTCATTTCCATTAACTGTTATGCTTTGGAAAGATGATTGGTATTGTattcatttatgtttgaaCATTGTACTTTACGTACCTACGATAACTCAGCAAACTACTGTTTCATCTAATACATATTATGAAAGCGACCTTGAAGGTATTAGCCGGGCCTGAGTTCCACGAGGAAATTGACACATACCGTATAATGCATTTGATGTAAAGTATGACTGAAACAATTCTAACGGTATTTCGGATCATGAATGGCATCAATCAATGTAGTGGACCATCACAAGCATTATTGTTAATTGCATGTTACTACTAAGTAATGTTTAAGATATTTCCATTCTAGTATAGTAATACCTACATAGCAATGTTGATATTATTAATGTCCGTAATCAGTCTGAGTTACGCACATGTTAATCGCAATATTTACCATTGGTTTAAAGACGAAAGTGATTCTAGAATTGCAAAACCTTTTTAATAGAATAGTAATGTACTCCTAATTGATCGATACTAAACCATTATGTGGTTTATAATATGGTCTATTCGAACTGAAAACTGGCATAAGTTTTCTTATTATTTGGACATAGAAACGAACTtctctcttcttcttcatcgatACAACAACTTCCAGGGGTCTTCGCCTACCATTTCTGCTGGAatgtcagtcctgcgtacggaggattgttccgaatgggattttgaaacggtcctgtcgtgtgaagaccggcgccgctacctaTACTGGGCCACTCCAGAAATAAATTTGTCATGCTaattggatttatttttttaggttTGATCCACACATCTTGTTTGGAGTACCGGATTGAAATCCTTATTTGAGGTCCAGGTCGAGGTCCTTATTTGAGGTTCAAGGTCCAGGTCGCCAGCCATAGTTTGGCCTGTCTTCACTTTTACTTTAATCGTAGCTCAGTGGAGGGGATGGAGACAGTTCTGCGACGTTCCCTGACGAGATTTGGTACCAGTCTTATCATGTGAGAAACCAATGCCTTTACCACTAGGCTACCGTTATCTTGCTTTGAATTAAACAGCAATTACATACTCATCGACTGGGAGGAACGAGAAAATTTCgtgtagtttatttttcacattgaCGAAAGCAAACTGACAAATTATCACAATGAATTACAATTGTTTCCGGACATTGAATTTAGTTTACATTATTTCCCACCTTGCAGAACACGCCTCGTGGTTTAGGTTTCACATTGATCGGCAGCAGTCGCACAAGAGGCCACGGAGGTTTCATCTGTTGCATTATCCTTCCGAAGGGCCAACGATGGAAAGCGTTTGTACAGAGCTGCTCTGTACTTCGGATGGCTGATGCCGTAAACTATCGGATTGTAGACGGCGTTAGCCTTGGCGAATACCGATCCCCAGATCGTTTGAAGTGGGCTAATCGGGCTGGTATCAAATATCCCGGCATAGTTTATAACCAGATACGGTGTCCAGGCCATAAACCAGAGCGTGATCGTAACGAGTGCCACTTTGGCTAGTTTAATTTCCGCATTTTGTTTCGACGCATCCGATGAACGTAGCGAAGCGACGTTCATTTTTTTAGCCTGTTCTCGCATGTTTCGTTCGTGTGCAGAAACAGCCTGAATGGAAGAAAGGACATGATCTTGAAGTGAGTTTAAAGTTCATGTTCAGCTAGTAATGTTGTAGTTACCTTGAGAATGTAGGAATAGGAGTAGATGATAAGTGCAAGTGGCAACCAATAAACGAACGCCGAATACGCATAGATATAGGATACGCTAAGCCAATCCTTCGAGAGGTAGTCCGTGCCGCATGCGCTCATGTTTCCTTCCGGTACGTAACGATTCCAACCAAACAGTGGCGCAAGCGTCCAGATAAGCGAATTGACCCATACGAAGAGAATTCTCATCACCGATCCAACATACGTGAGCGGTGTGGCGGACAAACCCTTCACGATCACATTGTATCGATCGAAAGCGATCATTGTCATGCTCCAGATGGAAACGCAACCCGACAGTGAACCGAACATACCATACAATTCGCACATGAACGGTCCAAAAACCCAGGTCTCGTGGTAGGAATTGATAATAACCGGTGGAGCCATCGTGAACATCATCATGAAATCGGCAAAGGCCAGATTAATCACCATCAGGTTCGATGGCGTTCGGAGCCctttggtggtggaaaatatcAAGATTACGCATCCGTTTCCCACGATCGAGATCATGGCCAGCACTCCGATCGTTGTGGCCAATGCTGCATGCCACTTTGTCTCCAGCGGCGGAAACTGATACCAGTATGTGTCGACAAGATGTAGCATCTCAGGGGGCACTTTATCCACCACAGTTAAATTAGCTACTGAAATAGTCCACGTTAGTGCTTGCGGAATCTGCGGACCGGTGATGGGTACAGGTCCTTCCATGATCAGTTCTTTTTGGGGAACTTTTCTAAcagaacacacacagactGCAAAAAGGGTATTTACTATAAGCTCTTTGGCACTGGTCACTATCTGAGATGGCAGTTACTGCACGACTCAATCTCAAAAAAGTGCCGAAGTATCATATTTATAGCGAGCAATAGTACACTGAGTGAGGACAATAATTGAATTAGTGTCTAGCAATAAAAATTTTCCGATTGACAGGTATCAGAAGAGATTAACCCATGAGATTAGTATGCGACAATGTCAGAGGACGCCAGGAGGACTTTTCGCCAATTGCAACGAATCCCGAGCAAGGTATCGTTGCGTCAGTAGCCGTTCGTTATGATTGCTTTACAACTGTTTGCCGTCTTATCCGCTATGCACAGTGAGAATCAGCCAACCAGTTATGGTTCATCGAGAAGCAATGGTTCACTGGACAGGTAAGCCGAGTAAGCTGTGTTGTTCCCAATCGCACGTCTGCGCAAAAGCAAATCAGAAGGCGATATTTGGGAAGAATGTTCCTGTGTTCATACCATCCTAGCAACCCGTTGGTAACAGTTGTTTGGATAACAGCAGTGACTGAGTGATTGAGACATGGCGTTTGCTGGCAATATTCAAACATTTCGGAAAAATTGTGCCtctcaatattttcctttccaaatTAGTGGCAAACACAAGTCCGAAAGGTTTGGCGGGGATGGTAGTACAGAACAATTATGTACGGAGTATGATAACAGTTTTGTCCCGTTTAACAATTACTCCAAACCAGGTAACAAAAGCTGATTGCTTGTGCTGACTTGTGCTGATAATGcgcttttgctttgctttataTTCCTTTCAACACATTCGCCAGTACTGCGTCGTGATCAGCTGAGAGAAGTGTACAAGGAAAAGATAGAACaatctttaatgaaaaatgtaaacgaaCAGCTGGAAACCATTCATCGGCAAGAGGTGGAACGAAAACAGCTTAGGAAACGGATGAATTATTACATGGCAAAGGAAAACCAGCAAGATCCTCAGTACAGCCTGCAACGGACAGATGATGTGGTAACGTTCTGGAGCTATCGCACACGACGAAACGCCAACCATCGACGAAATAACGATTTCACTAAGCCCCACGATGAGAAACTGGACGTTCAGTTTGAATAAATAGCcgctttgatgttttttttgaaATGCTCAACATTCTTTGCTTTATTGCACAAGCTTATTATAAAActgttcatttttaagctttcTCATCAGAGGCCTGGGTAGCACCGGATGCTACCGACTGCCCATCATCGGTAGGTGCATCCTGGCACG
This region of Anopheles marshallii chromosome 2, idAnoMarsDA_429_01, whole genome shotgun sequence genomic DNA includes:
- the LOC128718891 gene encoding ceropsin-like; the encoded protein is MEGPVPITGPQIPQALTWTISVANLTVVDKVPPEMLHLVDTYWYQFPPLETKWHAALATTIGVLAMISIVGNGCVILIFSTTKGLRTPSNLMVINLAFADFMMMFTMAPPVIINSYHETWVFGPFMCELYGMFGSLSGCVSIWSMTMIAFDRYNVIVKGLSATPLTYVGSVMRILFVWVNSLIWTLAPLFGWNRYVPEGNMSACGTDYLSKDWLSVSYIYAYSAFVYWLPLALIIYSYSYILKAVSAHERNMREQAKKMNVASLRSSDASKQNAEIKLAKVALVTITLWFMAWTPYLVINYAGIFDTSPISPLQTIWGSVFAKANAVYNPIVYGISHPKYRAALYKRFPSLALRKDNATDETSVASCATAADQCET
- the LOC128718896 gene encoding uncharacterized protein LOC128718896, with product MAFAGNIQTFRKNCASQYFPFQISGKHKSERFGGDGSTEQLCTEYDNSFVPFNNYSKPVLRRDQLREVYKEKIEQSLMKNVNEQLETIHRQEVERKQLRKRMNYYMAKENQQDPQYSLQRTDDVVTFWSYRTRRNANHRRNNDFTKPHDEKLDVQFE
- the LOC128719141 gene encoding opsin-1-like, which gives rise to MAAFAEPHFSAWTQSVVSNVTVVDKVPPEMLHMVDAHWYQFPPMNPLWHSILGFAIFILGVISIIGNGCVIYIFTNTKGLRTPSNLLVVNLAFSDFLMMFTMAPPMVINCWYETWVFGPFACELYAMFGSLFGCASIWTMTMIAFDRYNVIVKGLSAKPMTNNGALLRILAIWAFALLWTLAPLFGWNRYVPEGNMTACGTDYLSQDFTSRSYILIYSGFVYYLPLFSIIYSYIFIIQAVSAHEKNMREQAKKMNVASLRSQEAQNTSTEMKLAKVALVTISLWFMAWTPYLVINYTGIFKAAPISPLATIWGSLFAKANAVYNPIVYGISHPKYRAALYQKFPSLSCQDNSDDGQSVASATTGVTEEKVAA